A window from Neodiprion fabricii isolate iyNeoFabr1 chromosome 2, iyNeoFabr1.1, whole genome shotgun sequence encodes these proteins:
- the LOC124176753 gene encoding uncharacterized protein LOC124176753 isoform X1 gives MVSPSKAQQQQQQQQQQQQPQENRSRETDRRSHVRIQKGPKPLEKNTFYLDIKNHVLSNKLEAKIKDLGGRIELFFGRSVTLVVSDRVDKSGQTSGDKVKWGWVSGGSGGLPSLRSVELPTPTPTPPTPSPAAESPLANSTNLRGIASRPKSRADAMLERALTQPQQYSVDPLKNAKNWGIPIWPTSKLQIWLDKIYVSLKGTCNLKQIQQLSVNKDTKVKQLKAPYIKFESFQRDTKPIFLELPAWPQLNFEGEPGTCPFDTKQREKKEITVSSKDIKENKKVSILNQQDKDKDMTRRPRGGATRTRRTEQLVAGYCEICRIDYRDLKKHVRSDQHLNFVRNDDNFLSLDTLINAGASVEAFLKFNRSKDIGKDCSLFPNVSRSLRSVVLPEEKVDKSSKPELDSYNASNIDMVQCNGARRSLDLKLNPSHNLRTRAKHESGHLLRSKGSPWHEVDKSDKFYDKFEGFTIKKRAKGTIWIEEDDPDDKCVNEDSFKVNKSQEYNKTGSIDDGNDVDSKVKQESQNTNGGQTDNEQNLSFKEIKCELNHVYELNCLADCEVPDRKKRFTNTEDSRIPEEGGVVDSTKVEVRVNGQDAKIEDKHLKANKNIYSKETTDSIHRCSKSYKNSVTSAKCHNDINRLNGSSNDTPNVQNDVKDSKALSLVEKDLKEENTRIVKPSRRGGRLSRGRNRLSVEERLIEDNRAYYKVEVLGNKLRSSTIPNSPGVIPLKEVAEDLKKYDTPSSEKPVVVRFKRVRKSELSLLSDEAESFMFGEPKRDESSDCSESDQQSSTLPNDTESERDLTSNSFTLNSMVNCSSSVCDDTIEEDSQDSVSLGRARKRRRTQAEAFIKDNEDYYKFQTPGSRLRYQAPTTGVKESGAVPDFEENNKLDAANTTTAEAAEPTFSSKPSPEVEKLQFSFEAVPKSEPWYQTYQRQDEGAEFWHCFSEGDSQKPFLLPYEIENFHETLMRGFNKSENNRRRGRGRGGSSVSRSPRKSPRCHASTLAIMSTIIRKREQFQPPSLSIIEEETRSNRSRTNTPKSEAKSDVKSEIDEDLKQIAKNIDDMLCGKHFIGLEDSFDTELSTSIELNMVHPQIPKGPPSNLLELLDNCQDVNCLENSSCASSECGETTNIESPMKRRKRRKNRTGWPGIKMRKKLQAKQSIDVDCELENVPEQKTDNRLSETLNEDVDSDRLRSDSDPRVAESNGDCRIHPEVVGENETASDLMDRIQGSRKSTDTCASSISYSYSKDENSFKRHRSREDVGKCLPKNFENFDNLTKSDRNSDNNDANVSKSNRDLPDKDLSSHENSHKCTTGQTNVSKRQPHSNSMSRKVQRRSTSTSEFQEASIENEVHDEVYRNDCHPVGESRKQSNSNNVSKRHQNEDVYPVTCNSDIEEENRFSSSCRKDTNLVIGSRMPQINNMLSKRQRVSKDTSSDTHSSETKHKEESLEILDSKGTTSIAVLQKQSNTNSVPTKRQREETSSSEIHHSGFEDENSCKKDTNLNITSKKQQNSRKRQRRQTLSSEARDSDIEFTFSVSQRVSPVVSSAELENRRSSIEFQPVVRMTKIDDQVDMDNGVLSVTVASNRRLRSSASPRSNIQPPKWYRNTRGKFCRWIKDS, from the exons ATTTACGGGGCATCGCCTCAAGACCT AAATCTCGAGCGGATGCAATGTTGGAGCGTGCCTTGACGCAACCACAACAGTATTCCGTGGACCCGTTGAAGAACGCTAAGAACTGGGGAATCCCAATTTGGCCGACAAGTAAATTGCAGATCTGGTTAGACAAGATCTATGTATCTCTTAAAGGCACATGTAACTTGAAACAGATTCAGCAACTTAGCGTAAACAAGGATACAAAAGTCAAGCAATTGAAGGCACCTTATATAAAGTTTGAATCCTTCCAAag GGACACTAAACctatatttttggaattacCCGCTTGGCCACAGCTGAATTTCGAAGGTGAACCCGGTACTTGTCCGTTTGACACTAAACAGCGTGAGAAGAAAGAGATTACAGTAAGCAGCAAAGATATtaaggaaaacaaaaaggtCTCAATTCTCAATCAGCAAGATAAA GATAAGGACATGACTCGTAGGCCTCGTGGTGGGGCAACACGGACTCGGAGAACGGAACAATTAGTTGCTGGCTACTGTGAAATATGTCGGATCGACTATAGAGATTTAAAGAAGCATGTGCGCAGTGATCAGCATCTAAACTTCGTTCGAAATGACGACAATTTCTTATCTTTGGATACCTTGATTAATGCTGGAGCCAGTGTTGAAGCCTTTCTAAAATTCAACAGATCGAAAGACATTGG CAAGGATTGCAGCTTGTTTCCAAACGTCAGCCGCAGCCTTCGGAGCGTCGTGTTACCAGAAGAAAAGGTGGACAAGTCATCGAAGCCTGAATTGGATAGTTACAACGCTAGCAATATCGATATGGTGCAATGCAATGGTGCGCGAAGAagtcttgatttaaaattgaatcCATCCCACAATCTGAGAACTCGAGCTAAGCATGAAAGTGGACATTTGTTACGATCGAAAGGTAGCCCGTGGCATGAGGTGGATAAGAGTGATAAGTTTTATGACAAGTTTGAGGGTTTCACTATAAAAAAGCGTGCGAAAGGTACCATTTGGATCGAGGAAGATGATCCGGATGATAAATGTGTCAATGAAGATTCttttaaagtaaataaaaGTCAGGAGTATAACAAAACAGGTTCTATTGATGATGGTAATGATGTCGATAGTAAGGTGAAACAGGAGAGTCAAAATACAAATGGTGGACAAACAGACAACGAACAAAATTTAAGTTTTAAGGAAATAAAGTGCGAACTAAATCACGTTTATGAGCTGAACTGTTTGGCGGATTGTGAGGTACCCGATAGAAAGAAAAGATTCACAAACACAGAAGACAGCCGGATTCCTGAAGAAGGTGGGGTTGTTGATTCAACGAAGGTAGAAGTTCGTGTTAATGGACAAGATGCCAAGATTGAAGATAAACATTTGAAagctaataaaaatatttattctaaaGAGACTACAGACAGTATTCACCGGTGTTCAAAATCCTACAAGAATTCGGTAACATCTGCAAAGTGTCATAATGACATTAACAGACTCAACGGCAGCTCGAATGATACTCCGAATGTACAAAATGACGTTAAGGATTCCAAAGCTCTGAGTTTGGTGGAGAAAGATCTTAAGGAGGAAAATACAAGGATTGTTAAACCTAGTAGAAGAGGAGGTCGATTGTCTAGAGGCCGTAATCGACTCTCTGTCGAGGAACGATTGATTGAAGATAATCGGGCGTATTATAAGGTGGAAGTTCTAGGAAATAAATTGAGATCTAGTACGATTCCAAATTCGCCAGGAGTAATACCTTTAAAGGAGGTTGCTGAAGATTTGAAGAAATATGACACTCCTTCAAGCGAAAAACCTGTTGTTGTTCGTTTTAAACGTGTCAGAAAGTCGGAACTTTCCTTGCTTAGCGACGAAGCTGAGTCTTTCATGTTTGGTGAACCAAAACGCGATGAATCTAGTGACTGCAGTGAAAGCGATCAGCAAAGTAGCACTTTGCCGAATGATACAGAAAGCGAACGTGACTTGACGTCAAATTCCTTTACTTTAAATTCTATGGTGAACTGTAGTTCTTCAGTGTGTGACGACACGATAGAAGAAGATTCCCAAGACTCGGTGTCTTTAGGACGAGCAAGAAAAAGGAGACGCACGCAGGCAGAAGCCTTCATAAAAGACAATGAAGATTACTACAAATTCCAAACACCCGGCAGCAGGTTGAGGTATCAAGCGCCAACAACAGGTGTGAAAGAATCTGGAGCAGTGCCAGATTTcgaggaaaataataaattagatGCAGCAAATACGACAACAGCGGAAGCTGCCGAACCTACTTTTTCATCTAAGCCTTCACCGGAAGTGGAGAAGCTTCAATTTTCGTTTGAAGCTGTACCAAAATCCGAGCCGTGGTATCAAACCTACCAACGTCAAGATGAGGGGGCTGAATTCTGGCATTGTTTCAGTGAAGGCGATAGCCAGAAGCCGTTCTTATTACCATATGAGATTGAGAATTTTCATGAAACATTGATGAGAGGTTTCaacaaatctgaaaataatcggAGGAGGGGTCGTGGCAGAGGGGGTAGCAGTGTTAGTAGATCACCTAGGAAAAGTCCAAGATGTCATGCATCGACTTTGGCCATTATGTCAACCATTATTAGGAAAAGAGAGCAATTTCAACCACCGAGTTTAAGTATTATTGAAGAAGAAACACGTTCGAACAGGTCGCGAACAAACACCCCTAAATCAGAGGCAAAATCTGATGTGAAGTCTGAAATTGATGAGGACCTTAAACAGATTGCAAAAAACATAGACGACATGCTTTGCGGAAAACATTTCATCGGTCTTGAAGACTCGTTTGATACTGAATTGAGCACttcaattgaattgaatatggTGCACCCCCAAATACCAAAAGGTCCCCCATCAAATCTATTGGAGTTACTTGACAATTGCCAAGATGTTAATTGCTTGGAAAATTCGTCTTGTGCCAGTTCAGAATGTGGGGAAACGACAAATATTGAGTCACCTATGAAAAGGAgaaaacgtagaaaaaataGAACTGGTTGGCCTGGTATTAAAATGAGGAAGAAATTACAAGCTAAACAATCGATCGATGTGGATTGTGAGTTGGAAAATGTACCTGAACAGAAGACAGACAACAGGTTGTCAGAAACATTGAACGAAGACGTCGACTCGGACAGATTACGTAGCGATTCAGATCCAAGAGTAGCAGAATCTAATGGTGATTGTCGAATCCATCCCGAAGTCGTGGGTGAGAATGAAACTGCCAGCGATTTGATGGATCGAATACAGGGTAGTAGAAAAAGTACAGATACTTGCGCTTCGAGCATATCTTACAGTTATTCGAAAGATGAAAACTCATTTAAGAGGCATAGGAGTAGAGAGGATGTGGGGAAATGTttgccaaaaaatttcgaaaactttgATAATTTAACGAAAAGTGATCGAAATTCGGATAACAACGATGCAAATGTTTCAAAATCAAACAGAGACTTACCTGATAAAGATCTTTCCAGTCATGAAAATTCCCACAAGTGTACTACAGGACAAACTAACGTCTCCAAAAGACAACCTCACTCAAATTCCATGTCACGCAAAGTTCAGCGTAGAAGTACATCTACATCTGAATTTCAAGAGGCTAGCATTGAGAATGAAGTTCACGATGAGGTGTACAGAAACGATTGTCATCCTGTTGGAGAGTCGAGAAAACAGTCCAACTCCAACAATGTTTCCAAACGACATCAAAACGAAGATGTGTATCCAGTAACGTGTAATTCCGACATTGAGGAGGAAAACCGTTTTAGTAGCTCTTGTCGAAAAGATACTAATTTGGTGATAGGATCGAGAATGCCACAAATCAACAATATGTTGTCGAAAAGGCAAAGGGTGTCTAAAGATACGTCCAGCGATACGCATAGTTCTGAGACGAAACACAAAGAAGAGAGTTTGGAAATTCTAGACTCCAAAGGAACCACGTCAATTGCCGTGCTCCAAAAACAGTCAAACACAAATTCTGTACCTACGAAAAGACAACGAGAGGAAACAAGCTCTTCGGAGATCCACCATTCTGGTTTTGAGGACGAGAATTCGTGTAAAAAAGATACTAATCTGAATATCACGTCTAAAAAACAACAGAATTCCAGAAAACGTCAACGGAGACAGACGCTATCCTCTGAAGCACGAGATTCCGACattgaattcacattttcagtATCGCAAAGAGTTAGCCCTGTTGTGTCTTCAGCGGAGTTGGAGAATCGGCGATCGAGTATAGAATTCCAACCTGTTGTTAGGATGACAAAAATCGATGATCAGGTTGATATGGACAATGGTGTTTTATCGGTAACAGTTGCGAGCAACCGAAGGTTAAGAAGTTCCGCTTCACCTAGATCTAATATTCAGCCACCAAAATGGTATAGAAATACTAGAGGAAAATTTTGTCGGTGGATAAAGGACAGTTGA
- the LOC124176753 gene encoding uncharacterized protein LOC124176753 isoform X2, with protein sequence MLERALTQPQQYSVDPLKNAKNWGIPIWPTSKLQIWLDKIYVSLKGTCNLKQIQQLSVNKDTKVKQLKAPYIKFESFQRDTKPIFLELPAWPQLNFEGEPGTCPFDTKQREKKEITVSSKDIKENKKVSILNQQDKDKDMTRRPRGGATRTRRTEQLVAGYCEICRIDYRDLKKHVRSDQHLNFVRNDDNFLSLDTLINAGASVEAFLKFNRSKDIGKDCSLFPNVSRSLRSVVLPEEKVDKSSKPELDSYNASNIDMVQCNGARRSLDLKLNPSHNLRTRAKHESGHLLRSKGSPWHEVDKSDKFYDKFEGFTIKKRAKGTIWIEEDDPDDKCVNEDSFKVNKSQEYNKTGSIDDGNDVDSKVKQESQNTNGGQTDNEQNLSFKEIKCELNHVYELNCLADCEVPDRKKRFTNTEDSRIPEEGGVVDSTKVEVRVNGQDAKIEDKHLKANKNIYSKETTDSIHRCSKSYKNSVTSAKCHNDINRLNGSSNDTPNVQNDVKDSKALSLVEKDLKEENTRIVKPSRRGGRLSRGRNRLSVEERLIEDNRAYYKVEVLGNKLRSSTIPNSPGVIPLKEVAEDLKKYDTPSSEKPVVVRFKRVRKSELSLLSDEAESFMFGEPKRDESSDCSESDQQSSTLPNDTESERDLTSNSFTLNSMVNCSSSVCDDTIEEDSQDSVSLGRARKRRRTQAEAFIKDNEDYYKFQTPGSRLRYQAPTTGVKESGAVPDFEENNKLDAANTTTAEAAEPTFSSKPSPEVEKLQFSFEAVPKSEPWYQTYQRQDEGAEFWHCFSEGDSQKPFLLPYEIENFHETLMRGFNKSENNRRRGRGRGGSSVSRSPRKSPRCHASTLAIMSTIIRKREQFQPPSLSIIEEETRSNRSRTNTPKSEAKSDVKSEIDEDLKQIAKNIDDMLCGKHFIGLEDSFDTELSTSIELNMVHPQIPKGPPSNLLELLDNCQDVNCLENSSCASSECGETTNIESPMKRRKRRKNRTGWPGIKMRKKLQAKQSIDVDCELENVPEQKTDNRLSETLNEDVDSDRLRSDSDPRVAESNGDCRIHPEVVGENETASDLMDRIQGSRKSTDTCASSISYSYSKDENSFKRHRSREDVGKCLPKNFENFDNLTKSDRNSDNNDANVSKSNRDLPDKDLSSHENSHKCTTGQTNVSKRQPHSNSMSRKVQRRSTSTSEFQEASIENEVHDEVYRNDCHPVGESRKQSNSNNVSKRHQNEDVYPVTCNSDIEEENRFSSSCRKDTNLVIGSRMPQINNMLSKRQRVSKDTSSDTHSSETKHKEESLEILDSKGTTSIAVLQKQSNTNSVPTKRQREETSSSEIHHSGFEDENSCKKDTNLNITSKKQQNSRKRQRRQTLSSEARDSDIEFTFSVSQRVSPVVSSAELENRRSSIEFQPVVRMTKIDDQVDMDNGVLSVTVASNRRLRSSASPRSNIQPPKWYRNTRGKFCRWIKDS encoded by the exons ATGTTGGAGCGTGCCTTGACGCAACCACAACAGTATTCCGTGGACCCGTTGAAGAACGCTAAGAACTGGGGAATCCCAATTTGGCCGACAAGTAAATTGCAGATCTGGTTAGACAAGATCTATGTATCTCTTAAAGGCACATGTAACTTGAAACAGATTCAGCAACTTAGCGTAAACAAGGATACAAAAGTCAAGCAATTGAAGGCACCTTATATAAAGTTTGAATCCTTCCAAag GGACACTAAACctatatttttggaattacCCGCTTGGCCACAGCTGAATTTCGAAGGTGAACCCGGTACTTGTCCGTTTGACACTAAACAGCGTGAGAAGAAAGAGATTACAGTAAGCAGCAAAGATATtaaggaaaacaaaaaggtCTCAATTCTCAATCAGCAAGATAAA GATAAGGACATGACTCGTAGGCCTCGTGGTGGGGCAACACGGACTCGGAGAACGGAACAATTAGTTGCTGGCTACTGTGAAATATGTCGGATCGACTATAGAGATTTAAAGAAGCATGTGCGCAGTGATCAGCATCTAAACTTCGTTCGAAATGACGACAATTTCTTATCTTTGGATACCTTGATTAATGCTGGAGCCAGTGTTGAAGCCTTTCTAAAATTCAACAGATCGAAAGACATTGG CAAGGATTGCAGCTTGTTTCCAAACGTCAGCCGCAGCCTTCGGAGCGTCGTGTTACCAGAAGAAAAGGTGGACAAGTCATCGAAGCCTGAATTGGATAGTTACAACGCTAGCAATATCGATATGGTGCAATGCAATGGTGCGCGAAGAagtcttgatttaaaattgaatcCATCCCACAATCTGAGAACTCGAGCTAAGCATGAAAGTGGACATTTGTTACGATCGAAAGGTAGCCCGTGGCATGAGGTGGATAAGAGTGATAAGTTTTATGACAAGTTTGAGGGTTTCACTATAAAAAAGCGTGCGAAAGGTACCATTTGGATCGAGGAAGATGATCCGGATGATAAATGTGTCAATGAAGATTCttttaaagtaaataaaaGTCAGGAGTATAACAAAACAGGTTCTATTGATGATGGTAATGATGTCGATAGTAAGGTGAAACAGGAGAGTCAAAATACAAATGGTGGACAAACAGACAACGAACAAAATTTAAGTTTTAAGGAAATAAAGTGCGAACTAAATCACGTTTATGAGCTGAACTGTTTGGCGGATTGTGAGGTACCCGATAGAAAGAAAAGATTCACAAACACAGAAGACAGCCGGATTCCTGAAGAAGGTGGGGTTGTTGATTCAACGAAGGTAGAAGTTCGTGTTAATGGACAAGATGCCAAGATTGAAGATAAACATTTGAAagctaataaaaatatttattctaaaGAGACTACAGACAGTATTCACCGGTGTTCAAAATCCTACAAGAATTCGGTAACATCTGCAAAGTGTCATAATGACATTAACAGACTCAACGGCAGCTCGAATGATACTCCGAATGTACAAAATGACGTTAAGGATTCCAAAGCTCTGAGTTTGGTGGAGAAAGATCTTAAGGAGGAAAATACAAGGATTGTTAAACCTAGTAGAAGAGGAGGTCGATTGTCTAGAGGCCGTAATCGACTCTCTGTCGAGGAACGATTGATTGAAGATAATCGGGCGTATTATAAGGTGGAAGTTCTAGGAAATAAATTGAGATCTAGTACGATTCCAAATTCGCCAGGAGTAATACCTTTAAAGGAGGTTGCTGAAGATTTGAAGAAATATGACACTCCTTCAAGCGAAAAACCTGTTGTTGTTCGTTTTAAACGTGTCAGAAAGTCGGAACTTTCCTTGCTTAGCGACGAAGCTGAGTCTTTCATGTTTGGTGAACCAAAACGCGATGAATCTAGTGACTGCAGTGAAAGCGATCAGCAAAGTAGCACTTTGCCGAATGATACAGAAAGCGAACGTGACTTGACGTCAAATTCCTTTACTTTAAATTCTATGGTGAACTGTAGTTCTTCAGTGTGTGACGACACGATAGAAGAAGATTCCCAAGACTCGGTGTCTTTAGGACGAGCAAGAAAAAGGAGACGCACGCAGGCAGAAGCCTTCATAAAAGACAATGAAGATTACTACAAATTCCAAACACCCGGCAGCAGGTTGAGGTATCAAGCGCCAACAACAGGTGTGAAAGAATCTGGAGCAGTGCCAGATTTcgaggaaaataataaattagatGCAGCAAATACGACAACAGCGGAAGCTGCCGAACCTACTTTTTCATCTAAGCCTTCACCGGAAGTGGAGAAGCTTCAATTTTCGTTTGAAGCTGTACCAAAATCCGAGCCGTGGTATCAAACCTACCAACGTCAAGATGAGGGGGCTGAATTCTGGCATTGTTTCAGTGAAGGCGATAGCCAGAAGCCGTTCTTATTACCATATGAGATTGAGAATTTTCATGAAACATTGATGAGAGGTTTCaacaaatctgaaaataatcggAGGAGGGGTCGTGGCAGAGGGGGTAGCAGTGTTAGTAGATCACCTAGGAAAAGTCCAAGATGTCATGCATCGACTTTGGCCATTATGTCAACCATTATTAGGAAAAGAGAGCAATTTCAACCACCGAGTTTAAGTATTATTGAAGAAGAAACACGTTCGAACAGGTCGCGAACAAACACCCCTAAATCAGAGGCAAAATCTGATGTGAAGTCTGAAATTGATGAGGACCTTAAACAGATTGCAAAAAACATAGACGACATGCTTTGCGGAAAACATTTCATCGGTCTTGAAGACTCGTTTGATACTGAATTGAGCACttcaattgaattgaatatggTGCACCCCCAAATACCAAAAGGTCCCCCATCAAATCTATTGGAGTTACTTGACAATTGCCAAGATGTTAATTGCTTGGAAAATTCGTCTTGTGCCAGTTCAGAATGTGGGGAAACGACAAATATTGAGTCACCTATGAAAAGGAgaaaacgtagaaaaaataGAACTGGTTGGCCTGGTATTAAAATGAGGAAGAAATTACAAGCTAAACAATCGATCGATGTGGATTGTGAGTTGGAAAATGTACCTGAACAGAAGACAGACAACAGGTTGTCAGAAACATTGAACGAAGACGTCGACTCGGACAGATTACGTAGCGATTCAGATCCAAGAGTAGCAGAATCTAATGGTGATTGTCGAATCCATCCCGAAGTCGTGGGTGAGAATGAAACTGCCAGCGATTTGATGGATCGAATACAGGGTAGTAGAAAAAGTACAGATACTTGCGCTTCGAGCATATCTTACAGTTATTCGAAAGATGAAAACTCATTTAAGAGGCATAGGAGTAGAGAGGATGTGGGGAAATGTttgccaaaaaatttcgaaaactttgATAATTTAACGAAAAGTGATCGAAATTCGGATAACAACGATGCAAATGTTTCAAAATCAAACAGAGACTTACCTGATAAAGATCTTTCCAGTCATGAAAATTCCCACAAGTGTACTACAGGACAAACTAACGTCTCCAAAAGACAACCTCACTCAAATTCCATGTCACGCAAAGTTCAGCGTAGAAGTACATCTACATCTGAATTTCAAGAGGCTAGCATTGAGAATGAAGTTCACGATGAGGTGTACAGAAACGATTGTCATCCTGTTGGAGAGTCGAGAAAACAGTCCAACTCCAACAATGTTTCCAAACGACATCAAAACGAAGATGTGTATCCAGTAACGTGTAATTCCGACATTGAGGAGGAAAACCGTTTTAGTAGCTCTTGTCGAAAAGATACTAATTTGGTGATAGGATCGAGAATGCCACAAATCAACAATATGTTGTCGAAAAGGCAAAGGGTGTCTAAAGATACGTCCAGCGATACGCATAGTTCTGAGACGAAACACAAAGAAGAGAGTTTGGAAATTCTAGACTCCAAAGGAACCACGTCAATTGCCGTGCTCCAAAAACAGTCAAACACAAATTCTGTACCTACGAAAAGACAACGAGAGGAAACAAGCTCTTCGGAGATCCACCATTCTGGTTTTGAGGACGAGAATTCGTGTAAAAAAGATACTAATCTGAATATCACGTCTAAAAAACAACAGAATTCCAGAAAACGTCAACGGAGACAGACGCTATCCTCTGAAGCACGAGATTCCGACattgaattcacattttcagtATCGCAAAGAGTTAGCCCTGTTGTGTCTTCAGCGGAGTTGGAGAATCGGCGATCGAGTATAGAATTCCAACCTGTTGTTAGGATGACAAAAATCGATGATCAGGTTGATATGGACAATGGTGTTTTATCGGTAACAGTTGCGAGCAACCGAAGGTTAAGAAGTTCCGCTTCACCTAGATCTAATATTCAGCCACCAAAATGGTATAGAAATACTAGAGGAAAATTTTGTCGGTGGATAAAGGACAGTTGA